A genomic region of Arachis hypogaea cultivar Tifrunner chromosome 5, arahy.Tifrunner.gnm2.J5K5, whole genome shotgun sequence contains the following coding sequences:
- the LOC140184771 gene encoding uncharacterized protein has product MRRKEYSSNSTAVAVVVVVLLIITEFGGSYACIQLEREALLNFKRSLSFFDETPLLPSWEVDGDCCEWQGIACNNVTGHIVMLDLNDLCSPFIVESIIEQPSSYSDDCPHLAYTFTDVTLYLSQLQHLIYLNLSGVVIQGALAFLGFMQSLRSLSLRGDYVYQPLTIPSSSIENLANLRALYLQRLTLTNVTDSSWLSSLSSLQYLGLYDVDLSMAEAHHLFKVLNTLPSLLELHLSGCRLGQVSSSLVSDHIFPLTNLTRLQLLNLAWNDLSQNSPILNAFQNTTSIKVLDISQNLLSSVPPWLAKLHNLLKLDLSSTDITFLDPLRNLTSIKYLLLSHNKNLASLPLWFSHFDNLQVLSLGGCGFSGQLPSTLQNLTSIRVLNLNENNLNSITPLWWGNFKNLVFLSLSSNLFYGPVPYALRNLTHLTYLSLSNNNLKSLPSWLGELKSLVHLDLSMNNFTTVEEGFLSSILNNLCQLKEFNLSQSNFQGFAFKNKGTLSGCNSYALEYLNLNDNEFDGLLPNWLEQFKNLKYLHLMSNSFSGPIPLFIGDLAKLSELDLGDNMLNGSIPRSLGKLVNLRNLNLSSNNFSGVIPQSLGQLKNLRWLDLSSNHFCGVVSQSLSQLKNLHWLDLSSNHFIGVVPESLGQLKNLKWLDLSSNYLHGTINGLINSWPQLISLFHFDLSNNKIIGSIPENLHVIMPFLRSLILRNNLLNGSLPSSLDKLKYLYSFDVSNNKLSGKIPSTLWNLSLGWLRLNNNSFQGKLPSSLTNMKELRLLDLGENRLSGFIPFWNGNELPDLQILRLRKNLLHGVIPSSLCQFVELQILDLAENHLVGPIPRCISNITRMTSANTLSFWEELNPWDNEDLKQVIKGRELDYIRNLKYVINLDLSNNFLSGSIPIGISSLRGLIGLNFSYNNLSGVIPEMIGDMRSLESLDLSHNHLCGTIPRGMIDLYSLSHLNLSYNNLSGPIPVENQFQTFNDPLSYTGNQYLCGAPLPKHCPGDGPHHVPNIENYEDEDRENDKLDKVLFYSITSIGFATGFWGIVGFLYFKKNWRYVCFGYVEKVADRIYVAVVLKVVKLKKMMQRK; this is encoded by the coding sequence TCCAGCAATAGTACTGCTGTTGCGGTAGTTGTGGTGGTGCTACTCATCATCACTGAATTTGGAGGTTCTTATGCCTGCATTCAACTAGAAAGAGAGGCTCTCCTTAATTTCAAAAGAAGTTTGAGCTTTTTTGATGAGACGCCACTACTTCCATCTTGGGAAGTAGATGGTGATTGCTGTGAATGGCAAGGCATAGCCTGCAATAATGTCACTGGACATATTGTTATGCTTGATCTCAACGATCTCTGTTCTCCATTCATCGTTGAATCAATTATAGAACAACCGTCTAGTTACAGCGATGATTGCCCCCATCTGGCATATACTTTCACGGATGTTACTCTATATCTGTCACAGCTCCAACATTTGATTTATTTGAATCTTTCTGGAGTTGTCATCCAAGGGGCTCTAGCATTTCTTGGTTTTATGCAAAGCCTACGCAGTCTTTCTCTACGAGGAGACTATGTTTATCAACCATTGACCATTCCCAGCAGCAGTATTGAAAACCTTGCCAACTTGCGTGCTCTTTATCTCCAACGCCTCACTCTCACCAACGTTACTGACAGTAGCTGGCTTTCTTCACTTTCCTCATTGCAATACCTTGGCTTGTATGATGTAGATCTTTCCATGGCTGAAGCTCACCATCTGTTTAAGGTACTTAACACGCTTCCTTCTCTGTTAGAGTTACACCTATCTGGTTGTAGACTTGGACAAGTGTCGTCATCACTTGTTTCTGATCATATTTTTCCTCTCACAAATCTCACTCGTCTCCAACTCCTCAATCTTGCATGGAATGACCTTAGCCAAAATTCACCAATCCTAAATGCTTTTCAGAACACCACTTCCATCAAAGTCCTTGACATCTCACAAAACCTTTTAAGCTCTGTGCCGCCATGGTTAGCCAAGCTTCATAATCTTCTCAAGTTGGATTTGTCTTCCACCGATATTACATTTCTTGATCCTTTGAGAAATCTGACCTCCATTAAATACCTTCTGCTTTCTCATAATAAGAATTTAGCTTCACTTCCACTATGGTTTTCTCATTTTGATAACCTTCAAGTACTATCCCTTGGGGGATGTGGTTTTTCTGGTCAACTTCCTTCTACTCTTCAGAACTTGACTTCCATTAGGGTCCTGAACCTCAATGAAAACAATCTGAATTCAATAACACCGTTGTGGTGGGGGAATTTTAAAAACCTTGTTTTCTTAAGTCTTTCGAGTAATCTGTTTTATGGTCCAGTTCCTTATGCTTTGCGAAATTTGACTCATCTCACTTATCTTAGCCTTTCCAACAACAACTTGAAGTCACTTCCATCATGGTTAGGCGAGTTAAAGAGTCTTGTCCATCTTGATCTTTCAATGAATAATTTCACTACAGTGGAAGAGGGTTTTCTATCATCAATTTTGAACAATTTATGTCAGCTAAAAGAATTTAATCTGTCCCAAAGCAATTTTCAAGGGTTTGCTTTCAAAAACAAAGGAACTCTATCTGGCTGTAATAGCTATGCTTTAGAGTACCTGAATTTGAATGACAATGAATTTGATGGTCTTTTGCCCAATTGGTTGgaacaatttaaaaatttaaagtacCTTCATTTGATGTCAAATTCATTCTCCGGCCCAATTCCTCTCTTTATTGGAGATTTGGCAAAATTGTCAGAGTTAGATCTTGGAGATAACATGTTAAATGGATCAATACCCCGCAGTCTTGGAAAACTTGTGAATCTCCGAAACCTGAATCTTTCTTCTAATAATTTTAGTGGTGTTATTCCTCAAAGTCTGGGTCAACTCAAGAATCTGCGATGGCTTGATCTTTCTTCTAATCATTTTTGTGGTGTTGTTTCTCAAAGTCTGAGTCAACTCAAGAATCTGCATTGGCTTGATCTTTCTTCTAATCATTTTATTGGTGTTGTTCCTGAAAGCCTCGGTCAACTCAAGAATCTGAAATGGCTTGATCTTTCTTCTAACTACTTGCATGGCACAATCAATGGATTAATAAATTCGTGGCCCCAGCTCATCAGCCTCTTCCACTTTGATCTCtccaataataaaataattggaTCAATTCCTGAAAACCTTCATGTTATAATGCCCTTTTTGAGATCCTTGATTCTTCGCAACAACCTCTTAAATGGTTCATTGCCAAGTTCATTGGACAAACTTAAATACTTGTACAGTTTTGATGTTTCCAACAATAAGTTATCAGGCAAAATTCCAAGCACATTATGGAATCTATCATTGGGATGGCTGCGTTTGAATAACAATAGCTTTCAAGGAAAACTTCCTTCATCCTTGACAAACATGAAAGAATTGAGATTATTAGATCTTGGGGAGAATAGACTATCAGGTTTCATACCTTTTTGGAATGGTAATGAACTTCCCGACTTACAAATTCTTAGGCTGAGGAAAAATTTGCTACATGGTGTCATTCCTTCAAGTCTCTGTCAATTTGTTGAATTGCAAATCTTGGACCTTGCTGAAAATCACTTAGTTGGCCCAATTCCTCGTTGCATTAGCAATATTACAAGAATGACTTCGGCAAATACTCTTTCGTTTTGGGAGGAATTAAATCCATGGGACAATGAGGATCTAAAGCAAGTCATCAAAGGAAGAGAACTTGATTACATTAGAAACTTAAAATATGTGATCAACTTGGACTTATCAAATAATTTCTTGTCTGGATCAATTCCTATTGGAATATCTTCCCTCAGAGGATTGATTGGACTCAATTTTTCCTACAATAATTTGTCTGGCGTGATTCCTGAAATGATTGGAGACATGAGATCATTAGAATCTCTTGACTTATCACATAATCATCTCTGTGGTACTATTCCAAGAGGCATGATTGACTTATATTCTCTAAGTCACTTGAATTTATCATACAACAACCTTTCAGGACCAATTCCTGTTGAAAACCAATTTCAGACCTTTAACGATCCACTCAGTTACACTGGTAACCAATATCTCTGTGGAGCTCCACTCCCAAAACATTGTCCCGGTGATGGTCCTCATCATGTTCCTAACATTGAAAACTATGAAGATGAAGACAGGGAAAATGACAAGTTAGACAAAGTGTTGTTTTACTCAATCACATCCATTGGCTTTGCAACTGGTTTCTGGGGAATTGTTGGGTTTTTGTATTTCAAAAAGAATTGGAGGTATGTTTGCTTTGGATATGTGGAGAAGGTTGCTGACAGGATCTATGTTGCAGTAGTCTTAAAAGTAGTCAAATTGAAGAAAATGATGCAGAGAAAGTAG